One region of Candidatus Hydrogenedentota bacterium genomic DNA includes:
- a CDS encoding efflux RND transporter periplasmic adaptor subunit has translation MMIRVIFLKQKRAAAAAILFCVALAAGCSLPKQQAGAHDHGHGGGAEAHDHGHGEGNESLSVWTDDLELFTEFPPLETGAPQDFLLHLTHVRTGLPVTEKVSFRAAPAGGGPEFSGEAAPRRSGIYTISPAFATAGEWRIALDVSVEDGAQTIVMEGLDVQSPGGERDHGHEEGPANTISFTKEQQWVVPVVTVPADRGPVVERHRLAAWVVPTPDTQNMAAAPLGGVLRTEGMSSFPRIGDAVEAGQPLAWVDTAAMSAESLARDANTQGRQSLTVDLDTRAAEAAGEADRARALVAQHERALKRAADLLDARAGSQRDVDAARSALDEARAMLRAAERVAESVRAARSGVGAPAPPAPPETRPVVSVPITGRVTQVHAGPGTLVDAGAPVLTITGAGTVLVEAHAPESLIPALANPPSGMLELPGEGGVLRAVVPAAGAPEPWMAPKVDPETRTAPLFFHLDNAEGRLAVGMSLSVWADGRGVEDAVRIPVSAVVDENGIATVYVMLEGESFQKRNVRLGVRDGVMVEVLDGVAAGERVVSQGAYLVRLASVAGSGLGSAHVH, from the coding sequence ATGATGATTCGGGTAATTTTCCTGAAACAAAAACGGGCTGCCGCCGCGGCCATATTGTTTTGCGTTGCATTGGCGGCCGGGTGCAGCCTTCCCAAACAGCAGGCGGGCGCCCATGATCATGGACATGGCGGCGGTGCCGAAGCCCACGACCATGGCCACGGCGAGGGCAATGAGTCGCTCAGTGTCTGGACGGATGACTTGGAGTTGTTCACTGAGTTCCCTCCCCTGGAAACGGGTGCCCCGCAGGACTTTCTCCTCCACCTGACCCATGTGCGGACCGGTCTCCCCGTGACCGAAAAGGTGTCTTTCCGTGCCGCCCCCGCCGGGGGCGGTCCGGAGTTTTCCGGGGAGGCCGCACCGAGGCGTTCCGGCATTTACACCATATCCCCGGCATTCGCCACGGCGGGCGAGTGGCGTATTGCCCTGGATGTCTCCGTGGAGGACGGCGCGCAAACAATCGTGATGGAGGGCTTGGATGTTCAAAGTCCCGGCGGTGAGCGTGACCACGGGCATGAGGAGGGCCCGGCCAACACCATTTCTTTCACCAAAGAGCAGCAGTGGGTGGTGCCCGTGGTCACAGTTCCCGCAGACCGGGGTCCAGTCGTGGAGCGGCACCGCTTGGCGGCCTGGGTTGTGCCCACTCCCGACACGCAGAACATGGCGGCGGCGCCCCTGGGGGGCGTGCTGAGGACGGAGGGCATGTCGTCCTTTCCCCGGATTGGCGATGCGGTGGAGGCCGGACAGCCGCTGGCATGGGTGGACACCGCCGCGATGAGCGCGGAGTCCCTTGCCCGCGACGCGAACACCCAGGGCCGCCAGTCTCTCACGGTGGACCTCGACACGCGGGCGGCGGAGGCCGCCGGAGAGGCGGACCGCGCGCGGGCGCTGGTGGCGCAGCACGAGCGCGCCCTGAAACGCGCGGCGGACCTTCTCGATGCGCGGGCGGGGTCCCAGCGCGATGTGGACGCGGCCAGGAGCGCGCTTGACGAGGCGCGCGCCATGCTCCGCGCGGCGGAGCGTGTGGCGGAGAGTGTCCGCGCGGCCCGGTCGGGTGTCGGCGCCCCGGCGCCCCCGGCCCCACCGGAGACACGCCCTGTGGTTTCCGTCCCGATTACCGGCCGAGTGACACAGGTTCACGCCGGACCGGGCACGCTGGTGGACGCGGGCGCGCCTGTGCTCACCATCACCGGGGCGGGCACCGTGCTGGTCGAGGCGCACGCGCCGGAGTCCCTGATTCCCGCGCTGGCGAACCCGCCGTCGGGCATGCTGGAGCTGCCCGGCGAAGGGGGGGTGCTGCGGGCTGTTGTTCCGGCGGCGGGCGCGCCCGAACCGTGGATGGCGCCCAAGGTAGACCCGGAGACGCGCACGGCGCCGCTGTTTTTCCATCTGGACAACGCGGAGGGAAGACTTGCCGTGGGCATGTCGCTCAGTGTTTGGGCGGACGGGCGGGGCGTGGAGGACGCCGTCCGGATACCGGTCTCGGCGGTGGTGGACGAGAACGGCATCGCGACGGTCTATGTGATGCTGGAGGGGGAGAGCTTTCAGAAGCGCAATGTGCGCCTGGGCGTCCGCGACGGGGTGATGGTGGAGGTGTTGGACGGCGTGGCGGCGGGCGAGC